Proteins from one Haloarchaeobius litoreus genomic window:
- a CDS encoding NAD(P)/FAD-dependent oxidoreductase, with amino-acid sequence MDADVIVVGGGLAGLIAARRIADAGADVRLYEREETVGGRVRSTHGDGFTFDRGFQVVFTGYPAVQAELDLDALDLRTFAAGACICRPGHRSILSDPFRDPSALTESVLNRDVTVRDKLRTLKLKRELSGRSTEAIFQGPDTDIESYLGSRGFSRKYVENFAAPFYGGITLDRSLSTSKRVFEYTFKMLSAGETAVPAGGMGEIPGQLRERAAAAGVDVRTGATVTEVDSDEGDATVTVDVASVEADAVVVATDPRAARELTGVSAIPRRGHACVTQWFSLSGRDALDAGTRLMLNATEQGPNQFADHTAVAPEYAPDGVRLLSATFLGEREESDDGLAAQAKETLESWYPERRFDDFSLEHTDRIPFAQFQQPPGFSESLPDTRDPSGPVYLAGDYTRWSSIQGAMQSGQDAAAAVREDLG; translated from the coding sequence ATGGACGCAGACGTCATCGTCGTCGGTGGCGGGTTGGCTGGGCTGATCGCCGCCCGCCGAATCGCCGACGCGGGTGCCGACGTGCGACTGTACGAGCGCGAGGAGACGGTCGGCGGGCGCGTCCGGTCGACCCACGGGGACGGCTTCACCTTCGACCGTGGGTTCCAGGTCGTGTTCACCGGCTACCCCGCGGTGCAGGCGGAGCTGGACCTCGACGCGCTCGACCTGCGGACGTTCGCGGCGGGGGCGTGCATCTGTCGCCCCGGCCATCGCTCCATCCTCTCGGACCCGTTCCGCGACCCGTCGGCGCTGACCGAGTCGGTGCTGAACCGGGACGTGACGGTGAGGGACAAGCTCCGGACGCTGAAGCTGAAACGGGAGCTGTCGGGCCGGTCGACGGAGGCCATCTTCCAGGGGCCCGACACCGACATCGAGTCCTACCTCGGCTCGCGTGGCTTCTCCCGGAAGTACGTCGAGAACTTCGCTGCGCCGTTCTACGGCGGCATCACGCTCGACCGGTCGCTCTCGACCTCCAAGCGCGTGTTCGAGTACACGTTCAAGATGCTCTCGGCGGGCGAGACGGCGGTGCCTGCCGGTGGGATGGGCGAGATACCGGGACAGCTCCGCGAGCGCGCAGCGGCGGCCGGCGTGGACGTGCGGACGGGTGCGACCGTCACCGAGGTCGACTCGGACGAGGGGGACGCGACGGTCACCGTCGACGTTGCGTCCGTCGAGGCCGACGCCGTCGTCGTCGCCACGGACCCCAGAGCGGCACGGGAGCTGACCGGCGTCTCGGCCATCCCCCGGCGGGGCCACGCCTGTGTCACGCAGTGGTTCTCGCTGTCGGGCCGCGACGCGCTCGACGCCGGCACGCGGCTCATGCTCAACGCCACCGAGCAGGGCCCGAACCAGTTCGCCGACCACACCGCCGTCGCGCCGGAGTACGCCCCCGACGGTGTCAGGCTCCTCAGCGCGACGTTCCTCGGCGAGCGCGAGGAGAGCGACGACGGACTGGCGGCGCAGGCCAAGGAGACCCTCGAATCCTGGTACCCGGAGCGTCGCTTCGACGACTTCTCGCTCGAACACACCGACCGCATCCCGTTCGCGCAGTTCCAGCAGCCGCCGGGCTTCTCCGAGTCGCTGCCGGACACACGCGACCCGAGTGGCCCGGTGTACCTCGCCGGCGACTACACGCGCTGGTCGTCCATCCAGGGCGCGATGCAGAGCGGTCAGGACGCCGCCGCGGCGGTCCGCGAGGACCTCGGGTAG
- a CDS encoding metallophosphoesterase, whose protein sequence is MSRSEFVAGDRGVFLPADDTLVVADIHLGRAHASNVEFPLNERQDTLDRLGALLGRFEPETVVFAGDVLHRFDAVPVPVRESLDAVVSTIHDAGAEPVLVRGNHDRQLDRVASEPVHDAHKLDSGTVVCHGHEEPGETGDRYVVGHDHPVLAVEGRRHPCLLYGADAYDGVPVLMLPPFTTLAPGVVVNGMRARDFDSPLVRRAGGLHPVVRDSDADETLRFPPLGELRQVL, encoded by the coding sequence ATGTCCAGGAGTGAGTTCGTCGCCGGTGACAGGGGCGTCTTCCTCCCGGCTGACGACACGCTCGTCGTCGCGGACATCCACCTCGGTCGTGCGCACGCCTCCAACGTCGAGTTCCCGCTGAACGAGCGTCAGGACACGCTCGACCGGCTCGGGGCACTTCTCGGCCGGTTCGAGCCCGAGACGGTCGTCTTCGCGGGCGACGTGCTCCACCGGTTCGACGCCGTTCCGGTCCCGGTGCGCGAGTCGCTCGACGCGGTCGTCTCGACGATCCACGACGCCGGCGCGGAGCCGGTGCTCGTCCGGGGAAACCACGACCGTCAGCTCGACCGCGTCGCGAGCGAGCCGGTCCACGACGCCCACAAACTCGACTCCGGGACCGTCGTCTGCCACGGCCACGAGGAGCCCGGCGAGACGGGTGACCGCTACGTCGTCGGCCACGACCATCCGGTGCTGGCGGTCGAGGGGAGACGCCACCCGTGCCTGCTGTACGGGGCCGACGCCTACGACGGCGTCCCCGTGTTGATGCTCCCGCCGTTCACCACGCTCGCGCCGGGCGTCGTCGTCAACGGGATGCGCGCCCGCGACTTCGACTCGCCGCTGGTCCGGCGGGCCGGCGGCTTGCACCCGGTCGTCCGGGATTCCGACGCCGACGAGACGCTGCGGTTCCCGCCGCTCGGCGAGCTACGGCAGGTGCTCTGA
- the artA gene encoding archaeosortase A translates to MNFLPAVVGPTVFGMTATDLFAWVMIAAFLVGALVDVYDRDIARYVLAATWGLFGLFWLAVFPHFAFEVKSFVEGGLALFAVPASIYTGYLILGGRERLHVLSRAVGVMGLVYFPTQAIPAIREFLIETVAVQTLWGINQLGYHPEFTTGPEYGYMNYFYFGPDAFSTYIVYACTGIGSMAIFAGLIVAVEAPLHRKLKSLAIAIPVIWVLNIVRNVFVAIAAGKGWFAMEPVLTLAGFAGIEPIEASFWFAHSVVSQMASVVALVGITWLVVKVVPELLAILEEVLFVATGTEYDLEDALGVSPDVRTDGGDVQE, encoded by the coding sequence ATGAACTTCCTCCCGGCCGTCGTTGGACCGACGGTGTTCGGGATGACCGCGACCGACCTGTTCGCGTGGGTCATGATCGCGGCGTTCCTCGTCGGCGCGCTGGTCGACGTCTACGACAGGGACATCGCGCGGTACGTACTCGCGGCGACGTGGGGCCTGTTCGGCCTGTTCTGGCTGGCGGTGTTCCCGCACTTCGCGTTCGAGGTCAAGAGCTTCGTCGAGGGCGGCCTCGCGCTCTTTGCCGTCCCGGCCTCCATCTACACCGGCTACCTCATCCTCGGCGGCCGCGAACGGCTGCACGTCCTCTCGCGGGCGGTGGGCGTGATGGGTCTGGTCTACTTCCCGACGCAGGCAATCCCCGCCATCCGCGAGTTCCTCATCGAGACGGTCGCGGTCCAGACGCTCTGGGGCATCAACCAGCTCGGCTACCATCCCGAGTTCACGACCGGCCCGGAGTACGGCTACATGAACTACTTCTACTTCGGGCCGGACGCGTTCAGCACGTACATCGTCTACGCCTGCACCGGCATCGGCTCGATGGCCATCTTCGCGGGCCTCATCGTCGCGGTCGAGGCACCGCTCCACCGGAAGCTCAAGTCGCTCGCCATCGCCATCCCCGTGATCTGGGTGCTGAACATCGTCCGCAACGTGTTCGTCGCCATCGCGGCCGGCAAGGGCTGGTTCGCGATGGAGCCTGTTCTCACCCTCGCTGGCTTCGCCGGCATCGAACCCATCGAGGCCTCGTTCTGGTTCGCCCACAGCGTCGTCTCCCAGATGGCCTCGGTCGTCGCGCTCGTCGGCATCACCTGGCTCGTCGTGAAGGTCGTCCCCGAGCTGCTCGCCATCCTCGAGGAGGTGCTGTTCGTCGCGACCGGGACGGAGTACGACCTCGAGGACGCGCTGGGCGTCTCGCCGGACGTGCGGACCGACGGCGGCGATGTCCAGGAGTGA
- a CDS encoding DnaJ domain-containing protein: MVLQPLALGFEWAATLPSWVLAGLSLGVVFAAFSAAMFVVGEQLFPSPPGRRSDEPERGQARRHAEIRRYLDEIGERYAEGHPVAGHTVAFYLPERDVAVTFDGQAFFDIQARGTHAVLCEHEMPGHHLGRRLPFEVPELQWEPASEPDAVERAFRALDLSPAASTDEVRDAYRERVMEVHPDHGGDEEAFREVRNAYTTAKEHAD; encoded by the coding sequence GTGGTACTGCAACCGCTCGCCCTCGGCTTCGAGTGGGCGGCGACGCTCCCGTCGTGGGTGCTGGCGGGGCTGTCGCTCGGCGTCGTCTTCGCCGCGTTCTCGGCGGCGATGTTCGTCGTCGGTGAGCAGCTGTTTCCGAGTCCGCCGGGCCGCCGGAGCGACGAGCCCGAACGTGGACAGGCCCGCCGGCACGCGGAGATCCGTCGCTACCTCGACGAGATCGGCGAGCGCTACGCCGAGGGCCATCCGGTCGCCGGACACACCGTGGCGTTCTACCTTCCCGAACGCGACGTCGCGGTGACGTTCGACGGGCAGGCGTTCTTCGACATCCAGGCGAGGGGGACGCACGCGGTGCTGTGCGAGCACGAGATGCCCGGCCACCACCTCGGTCGACGGCTCCCGTTCGAGGTGCCCGAACTGCAGTGGGAGCCGGCGAGCGAACCCGACGCCGTCGAGCGCGCGTTCCGGGCCCTCGACCTCTCTCCGGCGGCCTCGACCGACGAGGTCCGGGACGCCTACCGCGAGCGGGTGATGGAGGTCCACCCGGACCACGGCGGCGACGAGGAGGCGTTCCGGGAGGTCCGAAACGCGTACACGACGGCGAAGGAGCACGCGGACTGA
- a CDS encoding alpha/beta fold hydrolase, producing the protein MHSEHERAGDTGRADRAGAERGSTGADGAPPAGDVSPARLRSRYVDLDRVRVRYYAAGDPTAPPVVLLHGGGLDEARLSWRHTITGLADVSRVYALDWPGYGASGPPAETPTLGYYADVLTDFLDAVDVERATLVGISMGGGVALRAAVDSTERVARLVLVDSYGLGSTVPGGRLASWFAGLDRTNRLLWWSLGRSRWLVGRTLAGVTVSPDAALVDDAVTALSRPASGRAWRAFQRHELQPDGLRSSFVEDLPHVTVPTLIVHGERDPVVPVDWAVRATTLLPDATLRVLSNCGHMPPRERPGAFLGAVEAFLSQPM; encoded by the coding sequence ATGCACAGCGAGCACGAGCGAGCGGGAGACACCGGTCGGGCGGACCGGGCGGGAGCCGAGCGCGGGTCGACGGGGGCCGATGGCGCTCCACCAGCGGGGGACGTCTCGCCAGCGCGGCTCCGGAGCCGGTACGTCGATCTGGACCGGGTCCGTGTCCGGTACTACGCCGCGGGTGACCCGACGGCCCCACCGGTCGTACTCCTCCACGGCGGCGGTCTCGACGAGGCCCGACTCTCGTGGCGACACACGATCACCGGACTCGCCGACGTGTCCAGGGTGTACGCGCTGGACTGGCCCGGATACGGCGCGAGCGGTCCGCCGGCCGAGACGCCGACGCTGGGCTACTACGCCGACGTGCTGACCGACTTCCTCGACGCGGTCGACGTCGAGCGCGCGACGCTCGTCGGCATCTCGATGGGTGGCGGCGTGGCGCTCCGGGCTGCCGTCGACAGCACCGAGCGCGTCGCCCGGCTCGTGCTCGTCGACAGCTACGGCCTCGGAAGCACGGTTCCCGGCGGCCGGCTGGCGAGCTGGTTCGCCGGCCTCGACCGGACGAACCGGCTCCTCTGGTGGAGCCTCGGCCGCAGCCGGTGGCTCGTCGGGCGGACCCTCGCGGGCGTCACCGTCTCGCCCGACGCCGCGCTCGTCGACGACGCCGTGACCGCCCTCTCGCGGCCCGCGAGCGGGCGTGCCTGGCGAGCGTTCCAGCGTCACGAGCTCCAGCCCGACGGACTGCGGAGCTCGTTCGTCGAGGACCTCCCGCACGTCACCGTCCCGACGCTGATCGTCCACGGGGAGCGAGACCCGGTCGTCCCCGTCGACTGGGCCGTCCGTGCGACGACGCTGCTGCCGGACGCGACGCTACGGGTGCTCTCGAACTGTGGACACATGCCACCCCGGGAGCGCCCCGGGGCGTTCCTCGGCGCAGTCGAAGCGTTCCTGTCTCAGCCGATGTAG
- a CDS encoding proteasome assembly chaperone family protein encodes MESLDIETVDSAELSDPAFIEGLPGVGHVGKLAAEHILDQYDGTLVRRLYSHDLPPQVDVGHDGIAELTHLEFHAVETEGRDLLVLTGDHQAQTNEGHYRLASAVLDVAEEFGCEELYALGGVPTGELIEEYAVLGAATQESIVEALEAEDVEFREDEPAGGIVGVSGLLLGLGARRDVEAACLMGETSGYLVDPKSARAVLEVLEAMLGMDVDYASLEERADEMEEVIGKIQEMEQQQQANVPSDDDLRYIG; translated from the coding sequence ATGGAGTCACTCGACATCGAGACTGTCGATTCGGCCGAACTCTCCGACCCGGCGTTCATCGAAGGGCTGCCGGGCGTCGGCCACGTCGGCAAGCTGGCGGCCGAGCACATCCTCGACCAGTACGATGGGACGCTCGTCCGGCGGCTCTACTCCCACGACCTGCCGCCGCAGGTCGACGTGGGCCACGACGGCATCGCGGAGCTCACCCATCTCGAGTTCCACGCCGTCGAGACCGAGGGGCGTGACCTGCTGGTCCTGACCGGTGACCACCAGGCACAGACCAACGAGGGCCACTACCGCCTCGCGAGCGCGGTGCTCGACGTGGCCGAGGAGTTCGGCTGCGAGGAGCTGTACGCGCTCGGCGGCGTCCCGACCGGCGAGCTTATCGAGGAGTACGCGGTGCTCGGGGCGGCGACCCAGGAGTCCATCGTCGAGGCCCTCGAAGCGGAGGACGTCGAGTTCCGCGAGGACGAGCCCGCTGGCGGCATCGTCGGCGTCTCCGGCCTGCTGCTCGGGCTGGGCGCGCGCCGCGACGTCGAGGCCGCCTGCCTGATGGGCGAGACCTCGGGCTACCTCGTCGACCCCAAGAGCGCCCGCGCCGTGCTGGAGGTGCTCGAGGCGATGCTCGGGATGGACGTGGACTACGCCTCGCTGGAGGAGCGCGCCGACGAGATGGAGGAGGTCATCGGGAAGATACAGGAGATGGAGCAGCAACAGCAGGCCAACGTGCCGAGCGACGACGACCTGCGCTACATCGGCTGA
- a CDS encoding RNA-protein complex protein Nop10 has translation MKSDIRVCSAWRDRHRRPVYTLSDSCPDCGAEAVNSAPAPVDPEDSYGDYRRALKRADHE, from the coding sequence ATGAAGTCGGACATCCGGGTGTGTTCGGCGTGGCGCGACCGCCACCGACGCCCGGTGTACACCCTTTCTGACAGCTGTCCCGACTGCGGAGCCGAGGCCGTCAACAGCGCCCCGGCCCCGGTCGACCCCGAGGACAGCTACGGCGACTACCGACGCGCTCTTAAGCGCGCCGACCACGAGTAG
- a CDS encoding translation initiation factor IF-2 subunit alpha, with translation MKYSGWPEKGELVVGDVDEIEDFGVFVDLKEYEDKRGLVHISEVASGWIKNVRDHVGEGQTVVCKVLDVDEDSQQIDLSIKDVNDHQRSDKIQEWKNEQKADNWMLLAFGEDVSDEQYASVANELLAEFGSLYDGFEQAAIHGPEALSSTDLADEEVEQLVDTARDNVSVPYVTVTGYVDLRSPNPSGVDDVQEALQAAEGNGEVPDEVELDVTYVGSPEYRIRVKAPNYKTAESELEAAAERAEVAIEEHGGTGEYHRERRSDDE, from the coding sequence ATGAAGTACAGCGGCTGGCCCGAGAAGGGCGAACTCGTCGTCGGCGACGTCGACGAGATCGAGGACTTCGGCGTCTTCGTCGACCTCAAGGAGTACGAGGACAAGCGTGGCCTCGTCCACATCAGCGAGGTCGCCAGCGGATGGATCAAGAACGTCCGCGACCACGTCGGAGAGGGCCAGACCGTCGTCTGTAAGGTACTCGACGTCGACGAGGACTCCCAGCAGATCGACCTCTCCATCAAGGACGTCAACGACCACCAGCGGTCGGACAAGATCCAGGAGTGGAAGAACGAGCAGAAGGCCGACAACTGGATGCTGCTCGCGTTCGGCGAGGACGTCAGCGACGAGCAGTACGCATCCGTCGCCAACGAGCTGCTCGCCGAGTTCGGCAGCCTCTACGACGGCTTCGAGCAGGCGGCCATCCACGGCCCCGAGGCGCTCTCGAGCACGGACCTCGCCGACGAGGAGGTCGAGCAGCTCGTCGACACCGCACGCGACAACGTGTCGGTGCCGTACGTCACCGTCACCGGCTACGTCGACCTGCGCAGCCCGAACCCGAGCGGCGTCGACGACGTGCAGGAGGCGCTGCAGGCCGCCGAAGGCAACGGCGAGGTGCCGGACGAGGTCGAGCTCGACGTGACCTACGTCGGCTCGCCCGAGTACCGCATCCGCGTGAAGGCACCGAACTACAAGACCGCGGAATCCGAACTCGAGGCGGCCGCCGAACGGGCGGAGGTCGCCATCGAGGAGCACGGTGGGACCGGCGAGTACCACCGCGAGCGTCGTTCGGACGACGAATGA
- a CDS encoding 30S ribosomal protein S27e, protein MAGDFIRVRCNDCENEQIVFGNASTTVNCAVCGTTLATPTGGKAEIPHEVVETVDAR, encoded by the coding sequence ATGGCAGGAGATTTCATCCGAGTCAGGTGTAACGACTGCGAGAACGAACAGATCGTGTTCGGGAACGCCTCGACCACCGTCAACTGCGCGGTGTGTGGCACCACGCTCGCCACCCCGACCGGTGGGAAGGCGGAGATCCCCCACGAGGTCGTGGAGACGGTCGACGCACGATGA
- a CDS encoding 50S ribosomal protein L44e, producing MQMPRRFNTYCPHCNEHHEHEVEKVRTGRSSGMKKDQRKQREGKKVIGNAGRFSKVPGGDKPTKKTDLKYRCGECGKAHLRPGWRAGRLELQE from the coding sequence ATGCAGATGCCACGACGTTTCAACACGTACTGTCCTCACTGCAACGAGCACCACGAGCACGAGGTGGAGAAGGTCCGCACGGGCCGGAGCTCGGGTATGAAGAAAGACCAGCGGAAGCAGCGCGAGGGGAAGAAGGTCATCGGGAACGCCGGTCGCTTCTCGAAGGTCCCCGGTGGCGACAAGCCCACGAAGAAGACCGACCTCAAGTACCGCTGCGGTGAGTGCGGCAAGGCGCACCTCCGCCCGGGATGGCGTGCCGGTCGACTGGAGCTTCAGGAGTAA
- a CDS encoding HAH_0734 family protein, with product MKRLIIDGDPGIRKDAIIDYDGEEVHCFSVTRNGDWHGPERVQLWCIVGSEDEHDDFMRRNFIPHHLEVDRVEAEAVDVIKAKGELAV from the coding sequence ATGAAGCGGCTCATCATCGACGGGGACCCCGGCATCCGGAAGGACGCCATCATCGACTACGACGGCGAGGAGGTCCACTGTTTCTCGGTGACGCGCAACGGCGACTGGCACGGCCCCGAACGCGTCCAGCTCTGGTGCATCGTGGGGAGCGAAGACGAGCACGACGACTTCATGCGGCGCAACTTCATCCCGCACCACCTGGAGGTGGACCGCGTCGAGGCCGAGGCGGTCGACGTCATCAAGGCCAAGGGCGAACTCGCCGTCTGA
- a CDS encoding DUF2298 domain-containing protein — protein MEYGLVLLWLATVAGLAAIAAPLASFVFAPLSDRGGTLALPFALAAVGVVSYLVGQVAFGWPALIASLVVLGGGSAFALSRDHEPDWESVGLGLAAVAVGFALVVAIRNADPGIYAGGGEKFLDFGLLKSLVRAESLPPEDFWYAGDRVQYYYGGHLIAAQLTRLTGIAPRYAYNLALATFFGALVGAAFGLARNLAAERDLPRTVAGALALFFVGFASNLAPVARLVVWLLPSSMKTYIDENPAAQDGPEAVRAFGHTWTDLALGPDQFYYWPASRVIPNTINEFPLFAFLNGDLHAHMMSTPLLLVTAAVGFAYWLTPAAQVWRRRAYVFVCAPLLAGLLAVVNTWSYPSVAGLTTLAVLFAGAHPASLLPASVWERLDPATDSRAVSEILRMLGAGVAGIAVGLLGALVAFPFFTGATSGQSLALLPGRSGASGLLLVHGAFLLVSAAFLAPRIEPDLEPDLGMVAPLTVLAAVAVANAIGGWIPVPLVLVGGGGLLAVTQVEADERGPAALLFLLAIGVTVAATGTFGAPFGALGVYGATVVVAVGAAVAGFDTDTQIVALAIAAFLVLAAAAIAVDLAILAVVFPVLALGWMTLRLGRDLGYETVLLVAAVGLVTMVEFIYVSERAGSGRYNTVFKFYMQVWVLWGTAAGVMLVDVVARQWPDWSIGERLAARRSASGQRAGQVASVGLAVVLVVSLSVYGGLALSGHFETNDANTLDSKAWAEGTYPDQSAAIEWLDDREGRPVVVEQPTREHVYGINSPSTQLVSGVSSMTGLPTIAGWTHASNYHTEAGWQERVGEVRTVYTGNSTARAEVLATYDVQYIYVGPHERQHQTVDDLAAEPYISVAERFGDVVIYEVDRSALGTANRSR, from the coding sequence ATGGAGTACGGGCTGGTCCTGCTGTGGCTCGCCACCGTGGCCGGACTGGCCGCCATCGCCGCACCCCTCGCGTCGTTCGTCTTCGCCCCCCTGTCGGACCGGGGCGGGACCCTCGCCCTCCCCTTCGCGCTGGCGGCCGTCGGCGTCGTCAGCTACCTCGTCGGACAGGTGGCGTTCGGCTGGCCGGCGCTAATCGCGTCGCTCGTGGTGCTCGGTGGCGGTTCGGCGTTCGCACTGTCCCGCGACCACGAGCCGGACTGGGAGTCGGTCGGACTCGGGCTGGCGGCTGTCGCCGTCGGCTTCGCGCTCGTCGTCGCCATCCGGAACGCCGACCCGGGTATCTACGCCGGCGGGGGCGAGAAGTTCCTCGACTTCGGTCTGCTGAAGTCGCTCGTCCGGGCCGAGAGCCTCCCGCCGGAGGACTTCTGGTACGCGGGCGACCGGGTACAGTACTACTACGGCGGCCACCTCATCGCCGCACAGCTCACCCGCCTGACCGGTATCGCACCGCGCTACGCCTACAACCTCGCCCTCGCGACGTTCTTCGGCGCACTCGTCGGCGCTGCGTTCGGCCTCGCACGGAACCTCGCGGCAGAACGCGACCTGCCCCGGACCGTCGCCGGCGCGCTCGCGCTCTTCTTCGTCGGCTTCGCGAGCAACCTCGCGCCGGTCGCACGCCTCGTCGTCTGGCTGCTCCCGTCGAGCATGAAGACGTACATCGACGAGAACCCAGCGGCGCAGGATGGTCCCGAAGCGGTCCGAGCGTTCGGTCACACGTGGACCGACCTCGCGCTCGGCCCGGACCAGTTCTACTACTGGCCGGCGAGCCGGGTCATCCCGAACACCATCAACGAGTTCCCCCTGTTCGCGTTCCTCAACGGCGACCTGCACGCCCACATGATGAGCACGCCGCTGCTGCTCGTGACCGCCGCGGTCGGCTTCGCCTACTGGCTGACGCCCGCCGCGCAGGTGTGGCGACGACGCGCGTACGTGTTCGTGTGTGCGCCCCTGCTCGCTGGCCTACTCGCGGTCGTGAACACCTGGAGCTACCCCTCCGTCGCCGGGCTGACGACGCTCGCGGTGCTCTTTGCGGGCGCGCATCCGGCCTCGCTCCTGCCGGCGTCGGTCTGGGAGCGGCTGGACCCGGCGACCGACAGCCGCGCCGTCTCGGAGATACTGCGGATGCTCGGCGCGGGCGTCGCCGGCATCGCCGTCGGCCTGCTCGGCGCGCTCGTCGCGTTCCCCTTCTTCACCGGCGCGACGAGCGGCCAGTCGCTCGCGCTGCTCCCCGGGCGTAGCGGCGCGTCCGGCCTGCTGCTCGTCCACGGCGCGTTCCTGCTCGTCTCGGCCGCGTTCCTCGCACCGAGAATCGAGCCCGATCTGGAGCCGGACCTCGGGATGGTCGCCCCGCTCACGGTCCTCGCCGCCGTCGCGGTCGCCAACGCCATCGGCGGCTGGATTCCGGTGCCGCTCGTACTGGTCGGCGGGGGCGGGCTGCTCGCGGTCACACAGGTCGAGGCCGACGAGCGCGGACCAGCCGCGCTGCTGTTCCTGCTCGCCATCGGCGTCACCGTCGCCGCGACGGGTACGTTCGGCGCGCCGTTCGGTGCACTCGGCGTCTACGGTGCGACGGTGGTCGTCGCCGTCGGCGCGGCCGTGGCCGGCTTCGACACCGACACCCAGATCGTCGCGCTCGCCATCGCAGCGTTCCTCGTGCTCGCGGCGGCGGCCATCGCCGTCGACCTCGCGATACTCGCCGTCGTCTTCCCGGTGCTCGCGCTCGGGTGGATGACGCTCCGACTCGGCCGCGACCTCGGCTACGAGACGGTGCTGCTCGTCGCCGCCGTCGGCCTCGTGACGATGGTCGAGTTCATCTACGTCTCCGAGCGGGCCGGCAGCGGGCGCTACAACACGGTGTTCAAGTTCTACATGCAGGTGTGGGTGCTCTGGGGCACCGCCGCCGGCGTGATGCTCGTCGACGTGGTCGCCCGGCAGTGGCCCGACTGGAGCATCGGCGAGCGCCTCGCGGCGCGACGCTCCGCGAGCGGACAGCGCGCCGGCCAGGTCGCCTCGGTCGGGCTCGCCGTCGTCCTCGTCGTCTCGCTCTCGGTGTACGGCGGGCTGGCGCTCAGCGGGCACTTCGAGACCAACGACGCCAACACGCTCGACAGCAAGGCATGGGCTGAAGGCACCTACCCGGACCAGTCGGCGGCCATCGAGTGGCTGGACGACCGCGAGGGTCGGCCCGTCGTCGTCGAACAGCCGACACGAGAGCACGTCTACGGCATCAACTCGCCGTCCACACAGCTCGTCAGCGGGGTCTCATCGATGACCGGGCTCCCGACCATCGCCGGCTGGACGCACGCCTCGAACTACCACACGGAGGCGGGCTGGCAGGAACGTGTCGGCGAAGTCCGGACGGTGTACACCGGAAACAGCACCGCCAGAGCCGAGGTGCTGGCAACGTACGACGTACAGTACATCTACGTCGGGCCGCACGAGCGCCAGCACCAGACCGTCGACGACCTCGCCGCCGAGCCGTACATCTCCGTGGCCGAGCGCTTCGGGGACGTGGTGATCTACGAGGTCGACCGGTCGGCACTCGGGACCGCGAATCGGAGCCGCTGA
- a CDS encoding glycosyltransferase, translated as MSRSVGVVVPAYEPVVDSLVDYLHALHDHLDPATVRIELDAPDAATLAALEDEPCTVNAVDRRRGKGAAITCGFEALDTDVLAFADADGATPADSIVDVVQPVVDGTSKLAVGSRRHPDADVRSHQTVARRYLGDGFAFLARTLLSVPLYDFQCGAKAIDAEAWASVRDHLYEPGFAWDIELVAMAAALGYDPVEVPVTWEDQPESTVSPVGTTVELGVSLLKSRHRVKRLQGSSFHRFVASRRTTRVSLVDRLGAETDE; from the coding sequence ATGAGCCGGTCCGTCGGCGTCGTCGTTCCCGCGTACGAACCGGTGGTCGATAGCCTCGTCGACTACCTGCACGCCCTCCACGACCACCTCGACCCGGCGACGGTGCGCATCGAACTCGACGCGCCAGACGCGGCGACACTCGCCGCGCTCGAGGACGAGCCCTGCACCGTCAACGCCGTCGACCGTCGTCGTGGAAAGGGTGCTGCCATCACCTGCGGGTTCGAGGCGCTCGACACCGACGTCCTCGCCTTCGCCGACGCCGACGGCGCGACCCCCGCCGACTCCATCGTCGACGTGGTCCAGCCAGTCGTCGATGGCACCAGCAAACTCGCCGTCGGCTCGCGCCGACACCCCGACGCGGACGTGCGCTCCCACCAGACCGTCGCACGGCGCTACCTCGGCGACGGCTTCGCCTTCCTCGCGCGCACGCTCCTCTCGGTGCCGCTCTACGACTTCCAGTGCGGTGCGAAGGCCATCGACGCCGAGGCGTGGGCCAGCGTCCGAGACCACCTGTACGAGCCCGGCTTCGCCTGGGACATCGAGCTCGTCGCCATGGCCGCCGCGCTCGGCTACGACCCCGTCGAGGTGCCCGTCACCTGGGAGGACCAGCCCGAGTCCACCGTCTCGCCCGTCGGGACGACGGTCGAGCTCGGCGTCTCGCTGCTCAAGTCCCGCCATCGCGTGAAGCGTCTCCAGGGGAGCTCGTTCCACCGATTCGTCGCTTCCCGGCGGACGACCCGCGTCTCGCTCGTCGACCGACTCGGAGCCGAGACCGATGAGTGA